tcaaactttgtatttgagagataaaagtatttgccaatttggcgataccatggattatagcccatggtccgaggccgaaaaatgtcaaatttaggctccgaagaagttttggattgaaacacatcatttgaaaggtctctttctaagctttcagaaaattagaaaatTGTtaacattggatgaacggtactcaagttaatggctgttgaaagatgtcccccctccccaatttaatcaatggttcggggactctttcagctgctataacttgaattctgtggatccaatgtcaaaaattttatgattttctgaaagctcagaaaaatacctttcaaatggtgtcatcaaacttcgtatttgagagataaaagtatttgccaatttggcgataccatggattatagcccatggtccgaggccgaaaaatgtcaaatttaggctccgaagaagttttggattgaaacacatcatttgaaaggtctctttctaagctttcagaaaattagaaaatTGTtaacattggatgaacggtactcaagttaatggctgttgaaagatgtcccccctccccaatttaatcaatggttcggggactctttcagctgctataacttgaattctgtggatccaatgtcaaaaattttatgattttctgaaagctcagaaaaatacctttcaaatggtgtcatcaaacttcgtatttgagagataaaagtatttgccaatttggcgataccatggattatatatagcccatggtccgaggccgaaaatgtcaaatttaggctccgaagaagttttggattgaaacacatcatttgaaaggtctctttctaagctttcagaaaattagaaaatTGTtaacattggatgaacggtactcaagttaatggctgttgaaagatgtcccccctccccaatttaatcaatggttcggggactctttcagctgctataacttgaattctgtggatccaatgtcaaaaattttatgattttctgaaagctcagaaaaatacctttcaaatggtgtcatcaaacttcgtatttgagagataaaagtatttgccaatttggcgataccatggattatatatagcccatggtccgaggccgaaaatgtcaaatttaggctccgaagaagttttggattgaaacacatcatttgaaaggtctctttctaagctttcagaaaattagaaaatTATtaacattggatgaacggtactcaagttaatggctgttgaaagatgtcccccctccccaatttaatcaatgattcggggactctttcagctgctataacttgaattctatggatccaatgtcaaaatttttatgattttctgaaagctcagaaaaagatctttcaaatggtgtcatcaaacttcgtatttgagagataaaagtatttgccaatttggcgataccatggattatagcccatggtccgaggccaaaaaatgtcaaatttaggctccgaagaagttttagattgaaacacatcatttgttaggtctctttctaagcttttagaatTTTGACGTTTGATCTACgctactaaagttatggctgttttaAGAGGCTCTATTTAATTAATTGCAGGGTCAGACTCCTAGTTACGATGCCTCGGCTGAACACTCTGGCACCCACACTCCAAGGAAGCACACAGGTATgcacgcccccacacacacacactcctcataTACGCCCCTCACAGATCAGGACATGGGCTATGGTCCGTCAATGCTGGGGGCAAAGATGAAGGCTGGTGATGACCACGTCTTCCACCCACCAGCTCCACCTATCACACAAACTGACGGCTCAATGGAAGCACATCACGAGGTTGTACCACATGACAGCAACTTCATCATGGCCAAGCGTACCGACGATGGCTCCACCATTAggaaggtacgtgtgtgtgtattagtgTATACGCCccctcaccccacacaccctcacactcacGCCCCCTCAGATTGGCGAGACCACACTGAACCCTAATCAACATCAGAGGGAATATGATGGTCGCTATGACAAGTACATCATGACTGACTCAGAGTCTGATACAGACCTCCCGGAacatgtgggtgtggcttgtgcTGCTGAGTCAGTTGCTATTGTTGCCATTGGTTGCGTGGCCGGACTAAGAGGACTCGCCAAAATGAGGAAAGACGTACGTAGTGTGGAGATTGATTAGTCTCGGGTAGTGTGGAGATTGATTAGTCTCGGGTAGTGTGGAGATTAATTAGTCTCGGGTAGTGTGGAGATTAATTAGTCTCGGGTAGTGTGGAGATTAATTAGTCTCGGGTAGTGTGGAGATTAATTAATGATGATAATTTCTATTGTCTATAGAAACCATCCAAGGTGGTTGCCGCTAGTGATAAGCCGAGACTGTCCTCTGCGTGGGATGATACGTTAGATCGGGGGGGCAGTAAGGGACAACACGAGGGGTCCTCAACGGCGATAGACGACCCCCTGCTGAGAGGAATGAGCCCTGAGGAGTTCGCCAGTCACGAGGAGTGGGAACGCAGTGACTGGGACCAAGGAAGTGGAGGAGgaaaaaagaagaagaaaacaAAGAAAAGGGACaaggtttgtttgtgtgtgtagctcTCTGTTGTgtattgagtgtgtgtgtgtattgagtgtgtgtgtgtgtgtgtgttccgtAGAAGAGCTCTGCAGAGGTTAAAGGTCAGACAACGCCGGGTCCAGTGGAGCCTCAGAGTGACTTATTAGCAGCTGAGATACACAAGCATGCAAGTGCCAGTGTCTCTAAGGGCCTGGGGGAACAGATCCTCTTCTCTGCCCTCGGTGCTAGGCACTCCTCCATGGTGTGTGTCAAGAATATattgtgtagctctttgaAAAACTTATCAAATGTTGTTTCTTTCGGAGCAAAAAAAGCACGGGCTATAATAGCCTTAATTAGTGATTTCTCCGAAAAGTAGCTATTTCAGTAGCTGTCTTTGATGGTTGAGTTATGACTATCCcattacaaataattataaagaatgtgtactgtgtattgtGTGACCCCCCACAGCTGGACATAGCCGCCAGTGTTCCCGGCTCAAGGATATCTCTAAACATGAGCAGTGAGGGGGAAGATGACGATGATGACTTCAATACCGCTATCTCCATGGTAACTGGGACCCCCCTGAAGGGCAACGCAAAGCTACAACAGTCAAAATCATTTGATTTAAGTATGTCATTGCTGCAATAATCTGTGAcatagtaataataataataattatgtgtttggtTGCTATAGGTGCCATTGGGAAAGAGGCGGAGGAaccaaagaagaagaagaagaagaaagaGAGAGCCACGGATTCTTCTGCGTCTGATACCAAgaagaaagaaaagaaaaatcgcaaaggaaaagaaaagaaagagCAGACAGAGCAGGAGAAACGCCAACAAGAACAAAAGGATTTGGAACAAAAAGAGAAACTAAAGAAAGAACAAGAACTGAGGGAAATAGAGCGAAGGGAGCAAGAAAAGAGAGATCGTAAAGAACAAGAAAAGCAGGAACTAGAGCGGAGAGAGCAAGAAAAGAGAGGTCGCAAAGAACAAGAGAAGCAGGAATTGGTGCGAAGGGAGCAAGAAAAGAAAGATCGTAAAGAACAAGAGAAGGCACTGAAAGTCAGGAAAGAACAAGAGAAGAAGGAACGTCGTGAGCAAGAGAAACGTGAGAAACAAGAGGTAAAGGTTCGGGAGAAAGAGCTTAAGGCGCAAGCCAAGAAAGGTATGTCGTCATGGTAATGGCTGCTAGGTTACTAgcgttgtgtgtatgtgtgtacagagaAGAAGATAACATCTGTTGAGGTAAAGGCTCCTCTTGTGTCAACCACACTCCCCGGGGCGCCCCCCACAGAGCCCCACAGATCACCCCCCACCTCACAAGTAAGCGACCCGACCACCTTCTCCATCACTCCTCGTGAGGACCAGAAGCCAACGCAACGCAAGTtcgccccaccccctccagtcAACACAGGGCCAAAGGAGGTAGCAAACAAGGTAACAATGTTTGACACTGAGAGCGAGAGCGAGAGCGAGGATGAGAAGGTCAAAGTTCAGAAGCCCCCCAAGACCACAGGAGGTGAATGATTACGTGTGTGTATAATCATTATGTTATGTTCTGCAGGATTTGACATGGTACCAAAACCAGTCCATCCACCACCCCCGCAGAAGTAAGTACTAgttccacacacacccactcacactccacccacccacacacgtccactccacacacatagTGAGGTCCACTACATAGAATCCGATGACCAGAGCTTGGATATATTTGGAGTAGACGGACTGGCAGAATTGAACGATGCTCTCAGAGAACTGTCAAACATTCAATCGTACACAGGTTATTAGAACAACTGTGGTTATTGTTTTGTATTAATTAACTAGCACTTTTAACTTTCTGTGTAGCATTATTTAAATTCATGTAAGATACTCCAGTTGGTCCCCACCTTTCTTCATCGTTGCCTGCCTCTACTCTCTCCTGCAGAGCCAACACCAGTGCCCGCTAAGAAGGTGTCCGTAGCAGTTACCGTAGCAACCAAGCAGCGAGAGAGTACGAGGAGCACGTTGGAGAAAGGTGTGGGATTCAAGAAAACATCGAgtggtacgtgtgtgtgtgtgcatgtgggtggtgtgggtggtgtgactgtgtgggtgtgtgcataTTTACATAGTTGGGTACAATGTTAGTAAAGTTTGTACTAATACTTGTGGAATGTCAGGTGGTTCTGGTAGCTctggaagtgggcgtggtcagcTCCCTAATGAGAGGCGTGGCAATCCCCCCACTGGGGGGCGTGTGTCAGGGGGTATGACAGTAGTAGGGACTGGAACCAACGCTAACCTCACGTCCACCAATATCCAAGGTAACCTGTCAGTGTATGCTAGCTCTCATCTCATTGGTCGCTGTAGTAGAGGGTGGCTACTCGTCAAACTTTGAGGAGAATGTGCTGAACATTTTGAAGGGATTGACGGACACTATGCAACAGATGAGATCCAACCCGTCAGTCACCCAGTCAGAGGTACAAAGGTCAAGTTTGTGTGGGTAAACTTTGACCCCACACCCTCCCCCTATAGATCAAGCAACAGGAGATCCTTCAACAACAGATGATTCAAAACCTGATCTCCTACAGTGAGAATAATCCTCAACTGACCAGCAAGCTACTGCTCATGTTGAAACAAGAGCagaaaccaacagactacgtgcaggtacacacacaacctccccccccccagcgAGTACAATCATGTgataccccccccacacacacacacacacagagtgatgCTACTAAGAGTGCTTTTGAGATGTTGGAGCAGAAGTTGCTGGAGGCTCAGGAGGTGCAGTCAAGGCATGCCAAGGATTATATACGCACACAAGAAGAGTTCCAACAAGCCATGTACCTGAAGTTAGAGGAGCAGGCACAGCAACAGCTCAAGGTAAGGgacgcccaccacacacacacatacacgcccacaccatgcacacacacaacactacaGCTGATTCAAAGCAACTTTGAGAAGTATTCGCACTTGTTGAATGAGAGGACACcaaaaaagaagaagaagagcAAGAGCAAGAGCAAGAGCAAGAATAAGCACAAGAGACAGAGTAGTTACTCTGATGATGGCACCTCCAGTGAGTCAGACGATGGTCTGGTGCAGCCAATGAAGCAAACCTCAGTCTCAAAACCAGCTGTAAGccaacacacacgcacacgcacacgcacaccacgcacacacacacacacacacacgcacacacacgcacacgcacaccacgcacgcacacacacacgcacacacacacacacacacacacgcgcacacacacacacacacacacacacccacacacacacacacacacacacacacccacacacacacccacacacacacacacacacacacacacacacacacacacacacacacacacccacacccacacacacacacacacacacacacacacacacacacacacacacacacacacacacacacacatacacacgcagtATAGTTATGTATAGCTagaatgtaattataattattgactaaCATATTACTACAGGTGAGGACAATGCAAGCAAGGATCTATCATCAGGACATGCTGGATGAAGAGTCTATGAGAACCTCATCTTCCTCATCCCTCACTGGCAAGCTAAGAGGTGTGGTCACCattacccctccccccctgtgtgtgtacgtgtgtgtgtgtgtgtgtgtgtgtgtgtgtgtgtagagaaGAAGCTAAGTAGAGACAAACTGCGGAAACAGGACACCTCACTCAACTTTGATAGGACAACAGAAGCTCTCAAGCGTTTTGAGAGTGTCACCGCTCCCATTGATGAGgacgatgatgatgatggtgggtgtgtcagtgggtggggcttatacatatatataatcTCTTTGTGTAGATGAGATGCAGCATGCTCAGCGGATGCGACCTGTTACTCTCAAGAAAGCTGACATCATGAAGATTTCTAAGCAAGTGAGAGCACAGCCGCTGAACTAGACTGTATATAAGCCATGCCTTTGCTTGTCCTACTATCCCCATGCACACTCGTTCCTCCTTTATTTCCCATCTTCCAGAGAGAGATGGAGAAGGCCGTCACCTTCAACGCAGCAGCTGTGGTTAACAAGAGTGCAGCTGTGGTTAGCTTCTCTGAGAGCAGTCAGCAGCAAAGCAAGGCCCATATGATGAGGATAGGGGGAGGCGGTCCAGAGGCTAGAGGTGAGGACACACCCCTTTTAATGCTGTCCGATATGATTGGTAATTACAGGTCCGAGACACGAGAAACCCTTGGAGAAATTTGACAGCAAATACGGGGTatgtaataatatatatacccacacaccctcacactcttcacacacacccccacacctcacaGAACCATGTAGAGACCAACGAACACAAGAAGAACTTGCAGCCCGTGGATTCAACGATTGAGGGGGCGGGAGGAGAGTTGGCCAACAttctcaagaaccaacagcaAAGGATTGAAAATAGGGactgatgacatcatcatgaCATCACTTATAGAGACTTAGAAACTGTGCACATGCAAACACTTGGTATATAATATTGTTTATTAAGTATATATGTAAATTTGCTGACACATTTTCGTGTTTAAGATTAAACGTGTAAACAACATCAACAACAATAACATAATAATGAAACAAGATGAATAAAATAGCATGTGATAGTCTTATAAGTCATGTGACACAGAGTTCATGTTCAGCCGTACAGTTTCCGGGATTCTACCTCTTCTTTGTGTGCTCGTGAAGCCATATGAGCAGAGTATGGTTTGGGTCCATTGAGCCTCTtgtcacacacctcacagtaATGGCGGTCACTACTACTACGAGAATACGCTGACACGTACGCCTACAAGGAACAACACACTTATATACCAGCCACCAATACAGACGATCCACATCACCTGAGCTTTGGGGGCGGGGCCAAATCCAATACCCTGAGAGGCAGACTTCTCCAACGATAGTCGTTTCACTCTTTCCTTCCTTTCTTCCTCCTCAGACTTGAGAGACGACAGTTGCAGCCATGGCAGGCACTGCACAAATGAacaaggcaataattattattagcacctaggctttcagaaaatcattgaaattggattaACGATACCGAAGTCTCTCATTGTAaccaatggtttggggactcttttcagttgaattccgtggatccaatttcatgattttctgaaagagacctttcaaatggcaCCATCAATGCATTTTGAGAGATAACAGAATTTTTGGCGATActatggataatagcccatggtccgagagcgaaaaataacaaattatgACTCGATTTGGAGCCTCTTTTAgatgccataacttgaattttgTAGATCCAATGTTAAacattttttgattttctgaaaccTTAGAAAAGACTTTTCAAATGGAAGTTTTATTTGAgcgataaaagtatttgccaatttggcgataccatggataatagcccatggtccgagggcgaaaaataacaaattatggccccatctaaattttggatttaaacacataatttgaaAGTTATCTTTCTAAGCTCCCAGAAAATTCTTTTAAAAGTAAAATTGGACAATCCCAACTATAGTTACAGACAATCACAGTGAGCTATCTGTTTTGCTCACTTCTTCTTTGATGATGACATAAGAAGCCGGGACATAGCCAGTTTCCATGTCCTCATTCCTGACCTTCCACCAGTGCTCGTTGTCAGGGTGCTCTCCGCACAGTACCAGGAGCTGTCCTGcatgaaaccacacccactagttaccacacccactacattGTTTGTGTGCATACCTTTCTCCAGGGACATCTCGGGAAAGCCTCCAGGAGAGTTAGGGTCAGCTGTGTACTTGTGCATCGCTATGAGCAGCTTTGTGGGATCTGAGGATACAAACCACTCAGTAATATACTCCTAGTCcttaattaaattaaataatGATTCATTGTTATTTTTAATAAATATTCAATACTTGCCTTCTTTTTTGCTGGGGGGCTCAGATGACGCACTGCTCTGAGTTCCAGGTTTCCTAGGCACCAGGCTTTCAGACAGAGCAAGGAGACCTCTCCCCCGACCTTTAGAGTAGGAGAAACTGTTGATCACTGTCGCCATTCCTTTGGCTTTGGCTTGCATGCCACGTGGGTGCAGAGGTCTTGAAACAGCTTGTTACAAAAACGACCTTTGCCTGATTCAAAATCCAGTGTACATTGAACAGTCTACAGGATCTCTGGAGGAGGGTAAAAAATGGCCGGTATGTGTCTACCACTGTGTGGAGAATGAGAGTTAAAATGTCTGCTTTGTCTGTTTAGAGGGCAAGGCTGCCAGGAAGAATCGCAAGAGACGAGACAAGAAACCGTGTGTCGGTGGTGGTTTCACGCTGGAGGAGGAGGTGCCAGGGAAGAGGCCTCCCAGCCCTCTTTTAGTAGACCCTCTGACTGACCTACAGAGACAGTTGGTCCAGGCCAAGGCTGACAAGGTGAGCAGCCAGCCACTGTGTGTGCAgctactagtgtgtgtgtgtgtgtgtgtaggaccATGACAAAGCTCAGGACCTGAGGCACAGGATATGGGTACTACAAGACACTCTGCAACTTGGACAACCACCGTAGGTCATATAGTGGTAAGCATGTTGTTACAGTATGACCACTCTCAGGTCTAGCGCTCCGGCAGTGGATCTCGGGGCTCTCatctcacacactccacctaAGGTACCCCCTcttcacacctcacacacacacacacctcacacccacacatacctcacactacacacacagcagcCCCAGGCTACAGCCTCCTCTGATCCGACAGAGAAGAAGCTGCTCAAGCTGAGAAGGAAGATGGAACAGATAACTTCCCTCAAACAGAGAGTGGCCAATGGAGAGAGCTTGGAGAGGACACAGGTAATGTAGTGACCCATGGTGTACAGCCTGTATCCCCCTCCCCCATCATGCAGCTACTCAAGATAAGCACAGAAGAAGAGGTACAGGAAGAAATAGATATTATAGAGGAACTGCTCAGAACACAATCTTTTATTTAGATGTAATTTTTTAAATGATGTGTAACATTTGTTGGAGCCCTAATTCGTCATTTTTCTCTTGCATAAATTTCAATGTTACATAAACCGTTTTCTAATGACAATGTTATTAAGTCAATCTAACACAAGCTGAGTGGTACAAACGATAAAATGTTACTTAGCTATAAAAAGATGATGAAGTTTGTTATGTCTTTGCTTTACTAATAATACCTTCTTTGCGGTCTCGCTTGCCCAGCTCTAACAGTGTTCATTTGTATGTTGGCTTGACCAGTGTACTGTGCTTGTCGTGTTTGTCTTGCATGTGTGCGTGGGCGTTGGCCTTGACGAGATACTCCATTGAAGGTCATCATTCTGTTAGCACCAGCCCCCCCATTGCTCGCTGGCCGGGGGGGATTGGATCGACTGCTCGACTGGAACGTTTGATGGTAAGGTTGTGCAGGACGCATCATAGGAATCATGACTGGTACAACTTGCACCAACGGTCTTCCTTTGTTCCTCTTTTGCttccttttctttttctttagTTGCGGATGGTGGCTTGGATCCAATACGTCTTCTTCTTCGTCCTCTTCTTCAGGAATGGAGTCCAGCTCCTCGTGGCGTGGTGTAGCTCGTAACATGGAGTCGTCAATGTCGTCCTGTGTCAGCTCATCTCCTTCAATCTTCACTCGGAAGGGGCTTCCCGGAACGTGCAAGTCGGTCCATTTGATGGTAACCAAGTACTCTCCAGGTTTCCGTGGGTCATAACGAGCTATCAGTGTTCTCACATCTCGCTGATCGGCTGGTTTGATATCGATTTTGAATGCATCTTTAACTCCATGCAGCCTCACTTTGAGCGTGCCTGCTCCAGCATTTCTAGTCTCGATAGTGAATGAACTTGCTCTTCCAACCTGGCCATCCTCTAAACCAGGTCCAAAAGCCCTGCATTTTGAAGCATCTGCTCCAGGAAACACTTTGAGGAGAAAAGGACTTGCTTGGATGTGCTTTCCAGACCACTTGACGCTCACACGGTACTTGCCGTGTCGTACTGGATCCAACATGATGTCCCAGGCGCCCTTCTTGTCAGCCTTAGCCATGTACACTCGTGCCTCTGATCCTCCTGGACCCACTGCTTTCACGCTCAGTGAACCAGTACCACCCTCCGAAGCATCAACCGTGAAATCAATCGGTTTGCCAATAGTTAGAACTGCTTGTGGCTCAGTGGCTGGTccgtacatgtagcagtttaGAGCGTCAGGTCCGGGTGTGGCCGTCAGTCTGAAGGGACTGCCAGGAATATGGTGACCTCCTGCTAAGATCGTGACAAGATAAGCACCTGCTAGTTGAGCAAGGTATGCAATGTTGTACGTGCCATTGGAATTATCTCGAGCTCGGACTTTGCACTCCACATTGTTGACAACTCCGGCTACTTTGATTTGCAGATTTCCGTCTTCTAGTAGTCCTTCTTGTTTGGCCAGAACCACGAACTGAGCAGGTACTCCAGTGTATGCTTCCTGCAGTCCACTACCAGTGGCACTGATGCCTTTAGAATCAAATGCAGACACAATCATTTGAAAGGGGCTCTTAGGGATGTCAAAACCGCCGTATTGTATAGTGATCTCGTGATTACCAACTTCCCACGGTGTGAATCGAACAGCATATGTGTATTCATCAGTAGAGCGAATGTCAGCCGTGTACTTTGCACTTGGTCCGGAAGCTTTCACCGTTGGCTTGATTTCATCGCTTTCTTTGCCCATTATGACAACTTTGAATTCCACTGGCTTTCCAACAACACCTGTCTTGAGGTTTCCGCCAGCTCGGCACTTTTTTGGATCGCATACGGTAACTCGGAACGGATTGCTTGGAATAAACGAGTCATGGAATTGTATTCCGACGAGGTAATCACCACTTTTCTGTGGTGTAACTTCGAGCGTTTGCATACCGTTCTTGTTGACAGGAAGCACAACAGTATCGAATGGTGCTGCTCCCACACCGTCTGCTGAGACAAACTCCAAATCTCCAACTCCAGCGTTCTTCATGTCCACAGTGAACTTGTATGGATCTCCCATCTTTAAGTACTTGGGAAGCAAACCCACCGGCTTGCATTGAGAGGGGTCTGCCACTTCCACTTGGAATGGACTACCCTCAACGAGCATGTTGACACAGGCCACTTCAATACGATACACTCCAGGCAGTGTGGGCGTGAACGTAGCATCACCTTTGTTACCGTCGATCTTCTTGAATCGGATAGGGATCTGTATATCATCGAGGAAAGCCGTCATGAGCAGTACATCAAGAGAGGCTCCCTCAGCTGCAATACTGAACGTAGCTCCTTCAAACGTACGATAGATTTTCTTGATTGGTTTCTTTGTCACTCGATAGTTGCCGCTATCCACAACCGTGTAGGGTATCGACAAATGACGGAGCTCATCACAGTTCCAGAATACTCTGAGAACAGGTTTGCCTGGTTTTGTGGGTGTGTATTCGAGTGTTAGAGTGGAGTCTGGTTGCTTCCGAACGAGGGCTTTGATTTCGGTCCCATCGTTGTAGTCCAAACTGGCCTCTAGTGTTCCAGGCCCAGCCTTCTTAGCCTGGAGACTCAGGGAGATGGGGACGTTGACTCGGCAAAGCTTCGAGTGGTGCTCAAAGTCGATGAAACGTATGAGAGTGGAATCGGTGACGTTGATTGTGAATGGGCTGTTTGGAATGGGAGTGTCGGACCAGAGGATGTCGATATGGATGGTACCAGAGGACGGTGGGGTGTACGAGATCATGGCCACTGCAGGAGATATTTCACTGAACGAGAACTTGACTTTCTCCCCATCATTGTAGTAGGCATCGATGGATAGTTTCCCTGGACCTGCTTGGGTTGTGTCAATCTGGAACCGTGTCTGTTTGAGAGTGGTAGCCTTCGAAATACCATCTCCAGTTACTCGTATCTCGTCCGGTAGAGCTCTTAGTTGTCCCGTTCTCAGCCGCAGGATATAGGTCATAACTTGCAGCTCCTCCACTTGCGCCTTGGCTAGCTGATCGGGCTTCAGGTTGGGTTGAATGCCTAATCTCCTGTCGCAAGCATCGAAAATCGTCTGAATGTTTTCTACTCTTTTCTCGGGATTTATAGCATCTCCAAAAGCCTCTGGTAGAAGGTAGGGGAACCGTGCTTCAGTGAGTGCAGCGAGGGCCCGTCCATCCGACCAATCACTGATGAAGTTGGACACACCAATATGGGGGATTTGTTTCTTGACCCACTTGAGCAGTTGAGCTTTGGCTGGCTCTACAAAGTACGAGAGATACGTCATCATGCTCAGTTCATCCATTGAAGAGTTGGATAGGTCGTCAGCCGATATCAGTTTGGGGATCTTGAGATGATCGTGAGCGACTTTTAATCCGAGGAGACAGTTACCACGACGCTTGGTGGGGTCAAGGGTCATGACGTTAGAGGCCAATCCTGGTTTCACCTCGTTGATTAGTGCAACCAAAGCTCTGTAGAAAAGTGTGTATAGTTAAaacagtattattataatgataattattgcaaaccTTCCATCGCTCCAATCAGATGTGACGTTGGATATTTTCCAGGAGGGTAGGAGGGCTTGCAACCATTCCACCATGACCACCTTGGTGGAGACACGAGTGCCTGTACATGAGGAATGTCAGcattctaataattatactgtatggggtttaattatataatgagGTATGTAAATCACTCGTTTGGGATGCCaactattgcatgcatgtttggTTCAAAGTGGGTCAATGATTAACTTCCAGAAAAGCAATGAATGCTATCAAAACTGCTTAATTCATGAAGTGTGCTTCTGGAGCATTATAGTTATGGCCATACCAGCTCTTTAACTTACCTATCATTCTGAGCTGGTATTTCTGAACGAGGGTCCAAATAAGCCCCAGAATGAGCTTGAGGTCACCGTTGAAGATGTTGTGGCTCCCTGCGAGAATGGAGAGCATACCAATGAGTAATTATATGCAGCAGAGAGCCTAGCTAATGGAACTACTGGATATGCTGAATAATGTAcgcacacaaacgcacacggACTTttttgtagatctatattgcTACGTAGCTAAATTATTTCACGAGATTGCTCTCACCAATTCCAATGACTTTGATTTTCTCTTTATGTAGGAAATCAAACACCAGGTCTAGGTTGACCATCTTGTGAGCTGTTACCTTCGGGTTCTTAGTGTACCCTctgatcttcttctttgtcAGGTTCTCGAGCAACTT
The Halichondria panicea chromosome 11, odHalPani1.1, whole genome shotgun sequence DNA segment above includes these coding regions:
- the LOC135344466 gene encoding uncharacterized protein LOC135344466, which codes for MQAKAKGMATVINSFSYSKGRGRGLLALSESLVPRKPGTQSSASSEPPSKKEDPTKLLIAMHKYTADPNSPGGFPEMSLEKGQLLVLCGEHPDNEHWWKVRNEDMETGYVPASYVIIKEECLPWLQLSSLKSEEEERKERVKRLSLEKSASQGIGFGPAPKAQAYVSAYSRSSSDRHYCEVCDKRLNGPKPYSAHMASRAHKEEVESRKLYG
- the LOC135344468 gene encoding uncharacterized protein LOC135344468 isoform X1 produces the protein MAEGKAARKNRKRRDKKPCVGGGFTLEEEVPGKRPPSPLLVDPLTDLQRQLVQAKADKDHDKAQDLRHRIWVLQDTLQLGQPPSSAPAVDLGALISHTPPKQPQATASSDPTEKKLLKLRRKMEQITSLKQRVANGESLERTQLLKISTEEEVQEEIDIIEELLRTQSFI
- the LOC135344468 gene encoding uncharacterized protein LOC135344468 isoform X2, translated to MAEGKAARKNRKRRDKKPCVGGGFTLEEEVPGKRPPSPLLVDPLTDLQRQLVQAKADKDHDKAQDLRHRIWVLQDTLQLGQPPSSAPAVDLGALISHTPPKPQATASSDPTEKKLLKLRRKMEQITSLKQRVANGESLERTQLLKISTEEEVQEEIDIIEELLRTQSFI
- the LOC135344432 gene encoding filamin-A-like, which gives rise to MTTFALSPPPIGHWPDNGQISSRSVASLQTTGSAVHFSEAGDSYSTTTLLSPTLSLHTELEPYYEGLESANSFTAMDRSMCSTEQITFTNWVNDRIKPGKATIKAGLHLVTLRKVADLGTDLGDGIILIKLLENLTKKKIRGYTKNPKVTAHKMVNLDLVFDFLHKEKIKVIGIGSHNIFNGDLKLILGLIWTLVQKYQLRMIGTRVSTKVVMVEWLQALLPSWKISNVTSDWSDGRALVALINEVKPGLASNVMTLDPTKRRGNCLLGLKVAHDHLKIPKLISADDLSNSSMDELSMMTYLSYFVEPAKAQLLKWVKKQIPHIGVSNFISDWSDGRALAALTEARFPYLLPEAFGDAINPEKRVENIQTIFDACDRRLGIQPNLKPDQLAKAQVEELQVMTYILRLRTGQLRALPDEIRVTGDGISKATTLKQTRFQIDTTQAGPGKLSIDAYYNDGEKVKFSFSEISPAVAMISYTPPSSGTIHIDILWSDTPIPNSPFTINVTDSTLIRFIDFEHHSKLCRVNVPISLSLQAKKAGPGTLEASLDYNDGTEIKALVRKQPDSTLTLEYTPTKPGKPVLRVFWNCDELRHLSIPYTVVDSGNYRVTKKPIKKIYRTFEGATFSIAAEGASLDVLLMTAFLDDIQIPIRFKKIDGNKGDATFTPTLPGVYRIEVACVNMLVEGSPFQVEVADPSQCKPVGLLPKYLKMGDPYKFTVDMKNAGVGDLEFVSADGVGAAPFDTVVLPVNKNGMQTLEVTPQKSGDYLVGIQFHDSFIPSNPFRVTVCDPKKCRAGGNLKTGVVGKPVEFKVVIMGKESDEIKPTVKASGPSAKYTADIRSTDEYTYAVRFTPWEVGNHEITIQYGGFDIPKSPFQMIVSAFDSKGISATGSGLQEAYTGVPAQFVVLAKQEGLLEDGNLQIKVAGVVNNVECKVRARDNSNGTYNIAYLAQLAGAYLVTILAGGHHIPGSPFRLTATPGPDALNCYMYGPATEPQAVLTIGKPIDFTVDASEGGTGSLSVKAVGPGGSEARVYMAKADKKGAWDIMLDPVRHGKYRVSVKWSGKHIQASPFLLKVFPGADASKCRAFGPGLEDGQVGRASSFTIETRNAGAGTLKVRLHGVKDAFKIDIKPADQRDVRTLIARYDPRKPGEYLVTIKWTDLHVPGSPFRVKIEGDELTQDDIDDSMLRATPRHEELDSIPEEEDEEEDVLDPSHHPQLKKKKRKQKRNKGRPLVQVVPVMIPMMRPAQPYHQTFQSSSRSNPPRPASNGGAGANRMMTFNGVSRQGQRPRTHARQTRQAQYTGQANIQMNTVRAGQARPQRRYY